A window of Desulfuromonas soudanensis genomic DNA:
GCAGGGAGTGCGTCTGTTGTGGCTGTCAGCGATGGCACTCCCCCTATAATCGTCAACGAAAATATCAGTGGATCGACAATCACCTGGACGCTCGGCGGCCCCCTTGATTCTCGACGCAACTTCGCGTCGTCGAACTGGATGTATGTCGATTTCGAAGTCTACCGGTCGGACGAAGGGTTGATCTCTTCGACGGCGAACTACCAGTTCTCGGCCTCACTCTCCTACGATGCCATTGATGAAAATACCTCCCTTCTCTTCTGTCAGGATACGGATGGCAGCGGGAACCAGGTTTTGCCCCTTCGCGAGCCGGCTCCAAGTGTCAGCAAGCGCGGCTGGAACGTCGACGCCACGCAGACCGAAGGACAAGCGACGACCACAGTCTACGGGAACAACAATGACGACATGATATGGCGCCTCCGGTTCGTTAACGGAGGCCGTGCTCCCCTGGAGGACCTGATCTTCGACGACACCATGGTGCCGGGCAATATGCAAATCAATTACGTCTGCACCACTGCCGCCGCGGCAACGGCTGTGGCCAATGCGAACGGCGCAGGCCCCGGCGCGTGTTATGCCACCTATCGGGACAAAGACGGTGTGATCCGGCCAGTGAACAACTCGATCCAGGATTTTGCCGTTGATGATCCTTTCGGCAACCCTGCCAACGATGAGCCGTCCACTTTCATCGATGCGCCGGCCAATAATGGTACGACCTCCATCTATCTGGTGGGGAAACTGACGGCGGACGCCTCCTGCTCGGTCACGAGAACGAATACCCTGTCGAATATTGAATGGGGCTGCGAGGTCGACTCTCCTCCCGATGGAGGAATCAGCCAGACTTCGAGCGGTGCAACGGGCGGTTTCGCCACCACCAACCTGATCGGCCGTTACGGCGTTGTCAACGCCGCCCTGACCGTGAATCGGCGACTCACCGGCACCAACACGGGTCAACCGGTGGGTACCAGGGGCACGATGACGATCACCACCACCAACAATACCGGCGGCAGTGTGAAATTCACCGATACCCTGGCCTACCACCTCAAGGATACGCTGCCGGTCGAGTATGTGGTAGACCCGACCTATGTCCCAACCATTAACGTCACCTCCCCCTACGGCGCCTATAATGGACGGGTCGATACCCTTGCCTGGACCAATCCTGCGCCGGGCACCTTCCCGATTAACACCAGCGATCCGATATCATACCTCAACAACAAGGCGCCGGAATTCAAGCTCTCGAGCAGTACGTCTTATACCGACGGCGGTACGACCTATCGGGACATGATGCGTCAGGGGGATGTGCTGACGATCACCTTCGGTGTGGTCTTGATCAAATCCAATGACTATGACCGCAATGCCAACCTTGATGTCACCCCTGAGGAGTATCCGGTATCCGGCACGGATCCGACCTACCAGACGCCGCTGACCAATACCCTTGAGGTCAAATTCGACACCTTCTGCCCGACCCAGGGGACCCAGACTCTCATCCTGACCGGAAATGGCACCGGCAACCCGACTGGCACCGTCATTGCCGCCAACCCGGAGGATCTTGATATCGCCATCGGCGGCGGCGTATTCATCCTGACCAACGATCCGACCCAGACACTGACTCTGCCAGTCCTGGTGACCAATAACGGTGGCCACGATGCCCGTGACTACCATGTCTTCGCCACCTTTGGCACAACGATGGATGTGGTCAGCGCGCCGGCGGGGTGCAGTTTGGTTCATCCGCCAGGGACTGCGCCTGCCGTGCCCGACCAATGGCAGCCTGCTCCGCTGAACGTCTGGATCAAGGATGCCCTTGATCCCATCGCCATTCCCTCGACGGCGACCGTTTATGAGTGCACCTCGCCCGCCACCATCAGCCCGGGGCAGACCGTTACCTACAATTTCAACGTACTCAAGACAACCAATCCCTCCCGGCTCATCCTGGACGACCTCACCTTTCGAGCCGATGTCGTGGGGGAAATCACCCTGAGCGGTGGAGCCACCCCCCTCTGGTTTCCGGCGCCGATCGCCCGTGCCGACGGTGAGCTTGATCGTGCAAACAACTACTCCCTCGACGCCGCCTGGGCGCGGGTGATCGGTTTCAACCTGAAGAAAAGTCAGCTTGGCACCTGTAACGAAAACAATCCGCCTACCTTGGATACCAACGGCTACGAGGAAGTGCAGATCGGCGAGGAGTGCGCCTTCCATATTGAAACGGGAGGCTGGTTCGGATTCAAAACCCCCGGCTACGCCTATATTGCCGTGAAGAACATCGATGTGGTGGATCAAGTGCCCGATGGCCAGGCTTACATCGCCAGTTCCGATCCCGATGTCGACTCCACACCTCTGATTACGGGTATCGTTCGCAGTCCGAACCCATTGAATGCCGTCGATGAGGGCTGGTTCGACTGGCGGTTCAATGTCGCCGACGCCGACCGCATTGAAGTGGCGGATGAATGGTTCCGGGTCGACGTGACCACCCGCCTCCTCAACAAACCGGTGGATAGCCGTGCGGCTCCCAACGTTCATGCCGCCGACAGCTTCAATGTGATGAATTCGACCTTTGATGCGGTCTTCCAGAACGAAAACTCCGGTGCTATCGAAACCTATACATTGGGTTCCGGCACCATCGGTTATCCCAATGAGCCGATCCGCCGCGTCGACCTCAGGGTCACCGAGCCGAATATCCTCATGGTCAAGGAAGTCTGCAACGAGACCATGTCTGCATCGGGTACGGGTGCGGCTTGTACCCCCTGGACCACCCTGGCCACCGACGGCGATGCCTACAGCTCCTACATCTACCGCATCACCGCCACCAACGAAGCGAGCAGCTCCGGGGTGCAGCGCGCTCCCGCCTACGACCTCATCGTCACCGACCGGCTCGACCCCACGGACCTCGCCTACGTCCTCCCCCTGGCCGCCGATGGCCTGGACAACGACGGCGACGGCTTGATCGATGAGGCCGGTGAAGGAGCGATCAGCGACAACGTCGTCAAAAACAGCCTGCCGGCGATCCTCACCTTCTCCTACACCGACAGCAGCGCCCTGCGGCGCATCGATCCGGGGGCGTCCGTGGCGCTCTATTACCGTGTCGATTACGACGATGACGCGGCCCCCCTGCAGACCTTCACCAATACGGTGGAGGCGACCTACGACAGCCTGAGCGGCGATTTTGGCAATCAGAGCACACCGCAGCGGCCGAACAGCGACCTGGGCGGCGCCCGTGTCTACACTTCGCCCTCGGCCTCGGCCGCGGTGCGGATCATTCCTGTTGCCGCCCAGCCGAAGAGAATCATCGCCCTCTCCCAGACGCCCCCCGCGGTGGGACCCGCCACCCAGGGTGTGACGCTCGGCGAGGAAATCGAGTACCAGCTCAATACCCTGCTGCCGGTCGCCCTGTTGCGCAGTTTCGTGATCCGCGACGAGCTTCCGGCGGGGCTGACCTGCGCCGAAGCGCCGGTGGTCGATCTCGGCGCGGCGCCCTACGCCGCGGCCGGTTTTGTCCCGGGGGGGACCTTTACCCCGACCTGCGCCGACGGCCTCGTCGAATGGAATTTCGGCGATCAGCGGGTGACCAACGGAACGCCCGGCGTTCCTTACGATTTTGCCGTGAAGTTTATCGCCCGGGTCGAAAATACAGCGACGACCAACGACGGGGATCTCCTCTCCAACGGCGATCCGGCGACCCTGACGACGGCGCGCTATATCGACGAAGCCGACAATTCGGTCGTCCTCACCTTCGGCCAGGTCGATGTCCAGATTCGCGAGCCGCTCATTGAGCTGACCAAGACCTTTGCCGTTCCCGCCGCCGATGCCGGCGACCGGGTGACGGTCACAGTCACGGCAACCAACAGGGGGACGGCCGATGCCCACAACCTGCGGATCCTCGATGACCTCACCAATCGTAATCTGACCTTCCTCCAGGGGAGCGTAAGCGGAACCGATCCCCCCGATGCCGTCGACATCTCCACCTTCGGCCCCAACAGCCCGGTATTCGTCTGGAATCCGACGCGCCCTGTCGCCCCCGGACAGACCCTCAGCTTCACCTTTTCCGTACAGGTCGACGCCGTCGTCGAGCCGCACGAAGTCCTCGACAACACCCTCCAGGGGAGCTGGACTTCCCTCCCCGGCCAGACGACCGCCCTCAACAGCGCCGGACTCATCGGCGCCGACGGCAGCGCCACCGGCATGCGGACCGGCGCCCTCCCAAACGGCGGCGATGCCATCAACGACTACGAAACGACGGCCGTCGCCCAGATGACGGTCTCCGCCCTCTCGCTGGCCAAGACCGACCTGACGCCGGCGGCGATCCCGGCCATCGGCGCCCACAGGAGCTTCCAGATCGACATCGCCCTCCCCGAAGGGGTGAGCACCGGCGTCCGCATCACCGACAGCCTCGACGCAGCCGGCCTGAGTTACCTCCTGGAAAACAACGCGGCCTTCGATGTCAGCTACGTCTTCGAGGGGATCGCCACCATCAACGGCCTCCCCCCCGCCGAGGCGGCCTTCATCGCCTTCCCGGCTGACGAAACGACCGGCAGCGCCGTCTGGGATATCGGCACGGTCGTCACGGACGCCGAGGATGATTCGAGCCTGAGCGCCGTCAATCCCCTCATCCGAATTGTTTATTTCGCCCGGGTCAACAACGATCTGGTCACCGACAGCGGCGACCCTTTGCAGAACTCCGTTACTCTCAACTACAGCAACGGCGAAACAGGTGCCTCCGAGGCGCTGACGGAGGGGACTGCGGCCGTAACCGTGGTCGAACCGGTGCTGACGGCGACCAAGACGGTGCGCAACGTGACGGCGGGCAAACTCCCCGGCGACCCCGCCGGCGGCGGCGATCTCCTCGAGTATGAAATCACCCTGGCCAACTCCGGCAACGCCACGGCCTTCGACGTCAATCTCGTCGATACCCTCTCGGCCGGCCAGGAGCTCTACCCCGCCTTCACGGCGACGGCGGCAATCGGCGGCGTTGCGGTTTCGGGGTTCGTCGCCGCTCCGCTCAATGCCCCGGCCGGCCCCCTGGTCTGGGGACGGGACAACGGCGACGACAGCCTCGACATCCCCGCCGGAGCCTCTCTTGTCCTGACCTACCAGGCGGTGGTGCGGGAGCTCTCGAGCGCCTTCAGCAACAGCGTCCATGCCGACTGGACTTCCCTCGACGGCGCCGATCCCCTGGAGCGCACCGGCGCCGGATGCCCTGCATGGAGCGCGCCCAACGATTACTGCGCCGGCCCGGCGGTTACTGCCACGCCCACGGCCGACGACAGCAGTTTTGCCAAGTCGCTCCTCGCCGACTCCTATGACACCCCGCCTTTGAGCACCGCCGTCGATGCCGTCGCCCGGGTGGGGGATACCCTGACCTACCGCCTGGCGCTGACCCTGCGCGGCGGGCTGAGCCGGTCGGTGGCAGTGCAGGATCTCCTCCCTGCCGGCATGGCCTTTGTCGAGACCCTCAGCATCAACGGCGATGCCGCGGCCGACTACGCCCCGCCGGCTTCCGGCGCCGGCTCGAACTTCGTCTATGCGCCGATTGCCGCAGCCAGCCTTCCGGCCCCCGGTGCGACCGGAACCCTGACCTGGAATCTCGGCGACATCGTCAACGACCCCTTCGGCGACCCGACCACCGAGACTCTTGAAATCATCTATCGGGCGCGCATCCTGTCCGATGCCGGAATCCCCCAGGTCCCCTCCGCAACGCTGACCAACGGCGCCGCCCTCAGTTATGCCGGCTCCACCCCCCTGGCCGACGGCGCCGCTGCGACGCTGCGCCAGCCGGTCATCGCCGCGATCACCAAGATCGACCGCAGCGGTCGCCCCAGCGGCACCTTCGTCGATGTCGCCTCCGACGTCATGAATTTCCGTCTTCAGGCCTGCAACGCCTCCGGCGAGGCCCCGGCCTACAGTGTGCTGATCACCGACACGCTGGCCGGCCAATTCGACGAGACCAGCATCGCCGGGCCGGTGAACGGTGCGGGGCGGCCGGATGTCGTCATCAACGGGTCGGCGGCGGTGGAAGGGGCGGGGAGCGACTACCTCTACTCGCCCGCTGCGGCCCGCGGCGGCACCCTGGCCTTTCGCCTCAACACCCCGGTGTACCCCGGGGAGTGCGTCACCATCGATTACGACATCGCCTTTCACACCGACTTCGGCCCCAACCAGATCTGGGCCAACAGCGCCACCCTCGACGAGTACTGGTCGCTGCCGGCGCAGTCGGGGCAGCTTTACGCACCGGTCGGGCCGGCGACCTTCAGTCTGCAGAATGTGGCGACCACCGTACCGCCGCAAAAAACCATCGTCTCTCCCGCCTCCGGCGAGGCGGCCATAGGCCAGGAGATCGTCTACCGCATCGCCGTCCCCGCCACCGTCGTCAACGGGGCCCTGTACGACGTCGCCGTCACCGATATCCTCAACGACAACCTGGAATTCCTCGGCGCCAGCGAAGTCAGCGGCAACGGTTTCGTCCTCGCCGACAACAGCACCGTTGCGAACCAGCTGAGCCTCTCCCTCGATTTGATCCCGGCGGGAAAACAGGCGGTGATCGAGGTGCGGACGCGCCTGCGCAACCTCGCCGGCGCGACCTCAGGCGTCGCCTTCACAAACTCGGCGACCTATACCTACGCCGAGACCCCCGGCGGGGCGACGCTCGGCGGCGGCAGCGACACCACGGCGCCGATCCGCATCGTCGAGCCGCTCCTCTCTCTGGCCAAGACCGTGGACAATGTCACCGCTCCGGGGGCCCCCCCGCAGGCCGGCCATATCCTCCGCTACACCCTCTCCTTCACCGCCGCCGGGGGGATTTTCGGGGACGACTTCGCCGACGCCTTCGACCTGAGCGTCGATGACAACCTGAGTCTGGGCCTGGCCTACAGCGGCAACGCCGCGGTGACCGGGGCGGGGAACAGTATCGGCGCTCCGCAGCAAACCGGGGACGGGACGACCGCGCCCCAGCACCTCCTCTGGAGCCTGGAGAGCGGCACCGCCGATATCGATCTTCCTGAAGGGACGGTCGTCACCCTCTCCTACGAGGTGCGGGTTCTCGACGGCGTGCTGGCCAACCAACTCCTGAGCAACAGCGCCGTCGGCCGCTGGACCGGCCTCGACGGCGAGAGCGCCTACGAGCGCAACGGCACGGAGACGCCGGCCTGGAACGATTATCTCACCGCTCCGGCTACAACCGTTCTGACCGTACCGGACAGCACCACCCTGACCAAGACCCGTATCCTCGATACCTTCGCCGCCGCCGACGCGGAGGTGCGCATCGGCGATATGGTCGAATACGAACTGCGCCTCGGCCTGCAGGAAGGGGCCCACGCCGGCCTGGTCCTCACCGACACCCTCCCGCGGGGACTGGCCTTTGCCGGGATCGTCAGCGTCAACGGCGATGCCGCACCCCCCTATGCCGCCGCGGCCCCCTTCGTTCATGCCGATCTGGATAACTCCGCCATCGTCGTTACCGGCGACCCCGCTGCCGGACCGACCACCGTCACCTGGACGCTGGGGGATGTCGTCAACGCCGCCGACGGCAGCACCGTCAACGACGTCTTCGTCATCGTCTACCGCGCCCGGGTCCTCAATGCCGTGCATCCGCACCTCGCAGCGATGTCCCTGGTCAATGCGGTGCGCCTCGATTACGACACCGCCAGCGGAGCGGCGGCGCCGGTCACCGATGACGAAACGATCGCCCTCCTGCAGCCGATCCTCGCCGTCGCCAAATCGGCTGTCGCCGCCGGTGGCGACACGGTGCTGGCGGCCGACGAGGTCGTCACCTACACCGTCGACATCACCAACAGCGGCAGCGCCCCCGCCTATGACGTCGTCCTCGAGGACATCTTCCCCGCCGGCTTGCGCGGCGGTGCTTCGGGGATCACCGTCGTCGGCATGCAGCTCACGTCCGGGACCGTCCTGCCGAATCTCGCCCCGGCCTACGACGCCGTGACCGGCGTCGCGCTGTGGAACTTCGACACCGGCGCGGGAAGTCCCTATGCCATCCCCGCCGGCGACACCCTGCGCATCGTCTATGAGGTCCAGGCCGAAAGCGCCCTCGGCGCCGGGCTCACCCTCACCAACCAGGCCCGGGTCCCCCTCTACCATTCCTTCGACGACGAGGCGGCACCGACCCTTGGCGGCGTCACTGGCGTGCGCGAGATCTACGGCCCGACCAACGTCGCCACCACCACCCTGACGACGGCGACCCCCGGGGCGCTGGACAAGGAGAACCCGGCGCTCCCCGAAGCGGCCGTCGGCGAGCCCTTTTCCTACCGCATCACCGTCCCCGCCGCGCCCCTCCCCGTCGCGCTGCACGACGTGCGCATCCTCGATGACCTGAGCGCCTCGGCCGCCGACCTGAGTTTTGTTTCCGTCGCCCGAGTCTCCGGCTCCCTGCCGTGGACGCCGGTCAATACCGGCGACGCCACGGCCCTGGTGATCGAAGACCCGGCAGGCGGCATCGATATTCCCGCCGGCGAGCAGATCGTCCTCGAGATCACCGTGGTCCTTTCCGACACGCCGGTCAACGTCAGCGGCCTCCTCTTTTCCAACAGCGCCTCCTACACCTACAACAGCCTCGCTAACGACCCGGCGACCCGGGCTCCCGGCGCCGCCGACACCACCGGCAACATGACCATCGTCGGGCCGGACGGACTCACCCTGGAGAAGAGCGGCCCGGCGACGGTGCAGCTCGGCACCCCGGCGACCTTTACTCTGAACGTGCACAATCCGGGGTCCGGTTCCGCCTGGACTCCGACCGTCACCGATCTCCTCCCCCAGGGTCCTTCGGGGGGGATGTGCGGCGGCGCTCCGGTCAATGTCAGCGCCCAGTTCTTCCAGGCCGACGGGGTGACGGCCGTCTCCGCGGCGCTGGTGCCGGGGACCGACTTCCTTGTCAGCTTCACCGCCGAACCGGCCTGCCAGTGGAGCCTGACCCTCCTTCCAGCCGCCGGTCCCCTGGCCTCCGATCAGCGTCTGATCATCGGCTACGACGCCGCCCTCGACCCCCAGACCGTCAACGGAAGCACTCTGACCAATGTCGCCGGGGTGACCCGGTGGCAGAGTGCCGACCCGGCCGCAGCGGTCGGCGTCGTTCCGCGCACCTATGATCGCACCCTCACCAACGGCACTCCGGGGACTCTCGACCACGAGGATGCCCAGGCGGTCGTGACCGAATCGCCGATTCTGGTCTTCACAAAGAGTGTGGCGAATCTGACCACCGGGGAAGTTCCGGGGCGCAACGCCACCCCCGGCGACACCCTGCGCTACACCCTCGAGCTCACCAATGCCGGCCCGGTGGGGCTTTCGTCCCTCTCCATCGTCGACGAGCTCGATGCCTTGAACGCCGTCGCGGCCTTCTCCCCCGGCACCCTGACCCTGGTCAGCGTCCCGGCTGGAGCCGACATTACGGCCACCAGCGCCGCCGGGGGCTCCAAAGGGACCGGCCAGGTGGATGTCCGCAACCTCGCCATCGGTCCCCAGGGCGCTGCGAACGATACCCTGGTCGTGGAATTCGATATCCGCCTGGCGCCGGTTCTGGCCAGCGCCACGACGGTCCTCAACCAGGCCGAGCTCGTCACCGCAAGTCCCAACACCCTTTCCAGCGACGATCCGAACGTCAACGGCCTGGATGATCCCGCCATCCTCGGCGACGAGGACCCCACGGAGACGCTGATCACCTCGTCGCCGGCCTTCGAGGTCTGGAAGAGTTCCACGGTGATGACCGGGGGGCCGGCGCTGCAGGCCGGCGAGACGCTTCGCTACACCCTCACCGTCAAAAATGTCGGCACCGAGGATGCGGTCAACGCCACCCTGCGCGACTTCATCCCCGCCAATACCGTCTATGCGGCGGGGAGCACCACCTTAAACGGCACCGTCGTCGCCGATCCGAGTCCCGGCGTCAGCCCTCTGCAATCGGGGCTGCCGCTCAACGCGCCGGAGAACGCAACGGCCGGAACCCTGCGGGCCGATACGGCCGCCGGTGCGGCCAATGTCGCCACGGTGACCTTCGCCGTGGTTGTCGACCTCTCGGCCATGAACGGCCTGATCATCGAGAACCAGGGCTTCCTGTCCGCCGCTGGCGTCGGCAGCGGCCCGCTCCCCCAGGTCCCCTCCGACGACCCGGCGACGGCGGTCCTTCTCGACCCGACCCGCAACGTCGTCGGCAATCTCCCCCTCCTTGGCGCCCAAAAGACCGTGGCTCTGCAGCAGGACTTCGGCTCGGCCGGCATCGTCGATCCCGGGGATGTGCTGCGATACACCATCGTCATCAGCAACTTTGGCGCCATTCCCGCCACCGGCGTGATCCTTACCGACACCGTCCCGGCCCATACCGTCTATGTCGCCGACTCCCTGCGCGTGAACGGCGCCCCCCTCGGGGCCGACGGCGGCGTCTCCCCCCTCATCGCCGGCCTGGCGGTGACCTCCTCGGACAATCCCGGCGCCGGCATCGTCTCCGCCGGCGGCAGCGCCGAAATCACCTTCGACCTGCAGGTCAATGCCGGTGTGCCGACGGGGACATTGATCAGCAACCAGGCGAGCGTCACCTCCAATGAACTGCCGGCCGAGCCGACGGACGCCGACGGCCTGCCGGCCAACGGCGACCAGCCGACCGTCGTCGTGGTCGGCGACGTGCAGCTCCTTTCGGTGACCAAGGAAGTTCTGGTCGTCGGAGGCGGGATCGCCGAAGCCGGCGGCGAGCTCGAGTACGTCATCCGGGTGAGCAACATCGGCTCCCTCCCGGCCACGGCCGTTGTCGTGACCGACGATCTGGCTCCCCTCGGGAGCCAGGTGAGCTATGTCGCCGGTTCGGGGACCCTCAACGGCGCGGCGGCCGGGGTGAGCTTTGCCGGTTCGGTCCTCACCGCCGACTATGCCGCGTTCTACGGCGACCTGGCGCCGGGCGCCGGCGCCCTGGTCCGTTTCCGGGTGCGGATCGACCCCGCCCTGGCGATGGGGACGAC
This region includes:
- a CDS encoding SdrD B-like domain-containing protein produces the protein MVDNYDRDNDLTNLVITETLPAGMTYVAGSASVVAVSDGTPPIIVNENISGSTITWTLGGPLDSRRNFASSNWMYVDFEVYRSDEGLISSTANYQFSASLSYDAIDENTSLLFCQDTDGSGNQVLPLREPAPSVSKRGWNVDATQTEGQATTTVYGNNNDDMIWRLRFVNGGRAPLEDLIFDDTMVPGNMQINYVCTTAAAATAVANANGAGPGACYATYRDKDGVIRPVNNSIQDFAVDDPFGNPANDEPSTFIDAPANNGTTSIYLVGKLTADASCSVTRTNTLSNIEWGCEVDSPPDGGISQTSSGATGGFATTNLIGRYGVVNAALTVNRRLTGTNTGQPVGTRGTMTITTTNNTGGSVKFTDTLAYHLKDTLPVEYVVDPTYVPTINVTSPYGAYNGRVDTLAWTNPAPGTFPINTSDPISYLNNKAPEFKLSSSTSYTDGGTTYRDMMRQGDVLTITFGVVLIKSNDYDRNANLDVTPEEYPVSGTDPTYQTPLTNTLEVKFDTFCPTQGTQTLILTGNGTGNPTGTVIAANPEDLDIAIGGGVFILTNDPTQTLTLPVLVTNNGGHDARDYHVFATFGTTMDVVSAPAGCSLVHPPGTAPAVPDQWQPAPLNVWIKDALDPIAIPSTATVYECTSPATISPGQTVTYNFNVLKTTNPSRLILDDLTFRADVVGEITLSGGATPLWFPAPIARADGELDRANNYSLDAAWARVIGFNLKKSQLGTCNENNPPTLDTNGYEEVQIGEECAFHIETGGWFGFKTPGYAYIAVKNIDVVDQVPDGQAYIASSDPDVDSTPLITGIVRSPNPLNAVDEGWFDWRFNVADADRIEVADEWFRVDVTTRLLNKPVDSRAAPNVHAADSFNVMNSTFDAVFQNENSGAIETYTLGSGTIGYPNEPIRRVDLRVTEPNILMVKEVCNETMSASGTGAACTPWTTLATDGDAYSSYIYRITATNEASSSGVQRAPAYDLIVTDRLDPTDLAYVLPLAADGLDNDGDGLIDEAGEGAISDNVVKNSLPAILTFSYTDSSALRRIDPGASVALYYRVDYDDDAAPLQTFTNTVEATYDSLSGDFGNQSTPQRPNSDLGGARVYTSPSASAAVRIIPVAAQPKRIIALSQTPPAVGPATQGVTLGEEIEYQLNTLLPVALLRSFVIRDELPAGLTCAEAPVVDLGAAPYAAAGFVPGGTFTPTCADGLVEWNFGDQRVTNGTPGVPYDFAVKFIARVENTATTNDGDLLSNGDPATLTTARYIDEADNSVVLTFGQVDVQIREPLIELTKTFAVPAADAGDRVTVTVTATNRGTADAHNLRILDDLTNRNLTFLQGSVSGTDPPDAVDISTFGPNSPVFVWNPTRPVAPGQTLSFTFSVQVDAVVEPHEVLDNTLQGSWTSLPGQTTALNSAGLIGADGSATGMRTGALPNGGDAINDYETTAVAQMTVSALSLAKTDLTPAAIPAIGAHRSFQIDIALPEGVSTGVRITDSLDAAGLSYLLENNAAFDVSYVFEGIATINGLPPAEAAFIAFPADETTGSAVWDIGTVVTDAEDDSSLSAVNPLIRIVYFARVNNDLVTDSGDPLQNSVTLNYSNGETGASEALTEGTAAVTVVEPVLTATKTVRNVTAGKLPGDPAGGGDLLEYEITLANSGNATAFDVNLVDTLSAGQELYPAFTATAAIGGVAVSGFVAAPLNAPAGPLVWGRDNGDDSLDIPAGASLVLTYQAVVRELSSAFSNSVHADWTSLDGADPLERTGAGCPAWSAPNDYCAGPAVTATPTADDSSFAKSLLADSYDTPPLSTAVDAVARVGDTLTYRLALTLRGGLSRSVAVQDLLPAGMAFVETLSINGDAAADYAPPASGAGSNFVYAPIAAASLPAPGATGTLTWNLGDIVNDPFGDPTTETLEIIYRARILSDAGIPQVPSATLTNGAALSYAGSTPLADGAAATLRQPVIAAITKIDRSGRPSGTFVDVASDVMNFRLQACNASGEAPAYSVLITDTLAGQFDETSIAGPVNGAGRPDVVINGSAAVEGAGSDYLYSPAAARGGTLAFRLNTPVYPGECVTIDYDIAFHTDFGPNQIWANSATLDEYWSLPAQSGQLYAPVGPATFSLQNVATTVPPQKTIVSPASGEAAIGQEIVYRIAVPATVVNGALYDVAVTDILNDNLEFLGASEVSGNGFVLADNSTVANQLSLSLDLIPAGKQAVIEVRTRLRNLAGATSGVAFTNSATYTYAETPGGATLGGGSDTTAPIRIVEPLLSLAKTVDNVTAPGAPPQAGHILRYTLSFTAAGGIFGDDFADAFDLSVDDNLSLGLAYSGNAAVTGAGNSIGAPQQTGDGTTAPQHLLWSLESGTADIDLPEGTVVTLSYEVRVLDGVLANQLLSNSAVGRWTGLDGESAYERNGTETPAWNDYLTAPATTVLTVPDSTTLTKTRILDTFAAADAEVRIGDMVEYELRLGLQEGAHAGLVLTDTLPRGLAFAGIVSVNGDAAPPYAAAAPFVHADLDNSAIVVTGDPAAGPTTVTWTLGDVVNAADGSTVNDVFVIVYRARVLNAVHPHLAAMSLVNAVRLDYDTASGAAAPVTDDETIALLQPILAVAKSAVAAGGDTVLAADEVVTYTVDITNSGSAPAYDVVLEDIFPAGLRGGASGITVVGMQLTSGTVLPNLAPAYDAVTGVALWNFDTGAGSPYAIPAGDTLRIVYEVQAESALGAGLTLTNQARVPLYHSFDDEAAPTLGGVTGVREIYGPTNVATTTLTTATPGALDKENPALPEAAVGEPFSYRITVPAAPLPVALHDVRILDDLSASAADLSFVSVARVSGSLPWTPVNTGDATALVIEDPAGGIDIPAGEQIVLEITVVLSDTPVNVSGLLFSNSASYTYNSLANDPATRAPGAADTTGNMTIVGPDGLTLEKSGPATVQLGTPATFTLNVHNPGSGSAWTPTVTDLLPQGPSGGMCGGAPVNVSAQFFQADGVTAVSAALVPGTDFLVSFTAEPACQWSLTLLPAAGPLASDQRLIIGYDAALDPQTVNGSTLTNVAGVTRWQSADPAAAVGVVPRTYDRTLTNGTPGTLDHEDAQAVVTESPILVFTKSVANLTTGEVPGRNATPGDTLRYTLELTNAGPVGLSSLSIVDELDALNAVAAFSPGTLTLVSVPAGADITATSAAGGSKGTGQVDVRNLAIGPQGAANDTLVVEFDIRLAPVLASATTVLNQAELVTASPNTLSSDDPNVNGLDDPAILGDEDPTETLITSSPAFEVWKSSTVMTGGPALQAGETLRYTLTVKNVGTEDAVNATLRDFIPANTVYAAGSTTLNGTVVADPSPGVSPLQSGLPLNAPENATAGTLRADTAAGAANVATVTFAVVVDLSAMNGLIIENQGFLSAAGVGSGPLPQVPSDDPATAVLLDPTRNVVGNLPLLGAQKTVALQQDFGSAGIVDPGDVLRYTIVISNFGAIPATGVILTDTVPAHTVYVADSLRVNGAPLGADGGVSPLIAGLAVTSSDNPGAGIVSAGGSAEITFDLQVNAGVPTGTLISNQASVTSNELPAEPTDADGLPANGDQPTVVVVGDVQLLSVTKEVLVVGGGIAEAGGELEYVIRVSNIGSLPATAVVVTDDLAPLGSQVSYVAGSGTLNGAAAGVSFAGSVLTADYAAFYGDLAPGAGALVRFRVRIDPALAMGTTLGNTALVRWNTPAQSASASVSLDLGGTPGSASLNGRLWHDANLNGLDDGDEPLLAGWAVEIYRNNLRLATVLSDESGAYRFSGLVPNEGTTQPYEVRFLAPGAGPATASLGTAASPFTNGPQRISGILVPSGGNLQGLNLPISPNGAVYDSVQRTSVAGASLALLNAATGAPLPGLCFDDPAQQNQLTAQDGFYKFDLNFSDGSCPAGGAYLIQVTPPATGYLAAPSKIIPPTSDDSTAPFSVPACPGSAGDALPSPAGVCEATATPSVPPLSVPPRTVGTAYYLHLTLSDGAVPGQSQIFNNPIPLDPEMDAAVAITKTAALINVSRGGLVPYTIRVNNVFGVPLYDIGIVDRFPAGFKYVPGSARLDGAPLEPRISGRELLWDGLELQVGSARTIQLLLVVGAGVSEGEYVNRAQVISTAGGGIASGEATATVRVTPDATFDCTDVIGKVFDDRNLNGEQDAGEEGLAGVRVVTARGLIATTDEHGRFHITCAVVPDEDRGSNFILKLDDRTLPTGYRLTTENPRVQRATRGKALRFPFGATIHRVVTMDIADGVFEPEQTTLRLQWEPKVDHLIEELQKGPSVLRLSYLADVEPEGLVKKRLKALKKEIARRWKASEGGYRLDMEIEVFWRRGGPL